One region of Mobula birostris isolate sMobBir1 chromosome 24, sMobBir1.hap1, whole genome shotgun sequence genomic DNA includes:
- the tmem100a gene encoding transmembrane protein 100, with the protein MIEEAVKEMPGLPVLPSIPDKGSDCPPPAADQLLGRQGQLTAATGGAELSCSRCTVPFGLVILITGMVVTAVAYSFNSHGSVISVFGLVLLALGFLLVISSAVCWRVRQCRKRARRRESQTALMTSREMII; encoded by the coding sequence ATGATAGAGGAAGCGGTGAAGGAGATGCCGGGGCTACCGGTGCTTCCCAGCATCCCGGATAAAGGATCTGACTGTCCGCCCCCCGCGGCCGATCAACTCCTGGGCCGCCAGGGCCAGCTGACGGCAGCCACCGGTGGAGCCGAACTGTCCTGCTCCAGGTGCACTGTGCCCTTTGGCCTGGTCATTCTCATTACTGGCATGGTGGTTACTGCTGTTGCCTACAGTTTCAACTCACATGGTTCAGTCATCTCGGTGTTTGGGCTTGTCCTGCTGGCACTGGGATTCCTCCTGGTGATCTCCAGTGCAGTGTGCTGGAGAGTAAGACAGTGCAGAAAGCGAGCCAGGAGGAGGGAAAGTCAGACTGCACTAATGACCAGCAGAGAAATGATCATCTAG